Proteins co-encoded in one Salvia splendens isolate huo1 chromosome 4, SspV2, whole genome shotgun sequence genomic window:
- the LOC121801296 gene encoding flavin-containing monooxygenase FMO GS-OX-like 4: protein MITPNPNPTPKLHFPLPAMPSPISRTVAVIGAGAAGVSAAVELRREGHRVVVYEREEKLGGTWVYTPQTETDPLGLDPTRDVVHSSVYASLRTNLPREVMGFRAYPFVATGKPGRDPRRFPGHGEVLEYLRDFLAELGVEEMVRYGREVWHVGMAADDRRWVVKSRRSGGGGDDDDEVYDAVVICNGHYSEPRIADLPGIDEWPGKQIHSHNYRIPDPFRDQVVVLIGSAASADDISRDIARFAKEVHVASRSAEVDKIGKFPGHDNIWLHSMIKSVHRDGTVAFHDGYKTIADVILHCTGYKFYFPFLETNKAVTVEDNRVGPLYQHIFPPSLAPWLSFVGLPWKVVPFPQFELQSRWIAGVLSGRLTLESPEEMTADIEAFYSSLEAAGIPKRYTHQMGESQFEYDDWLAAKSGSPPIEEWRKQMYLVTGRRKRSVPETYRDQWEDEDLMASAYQEFKLLKLSV, encoded by the exons ATGATTACTCCCAATCCCAACCCGACTCCGAAACTCCACTTCCCCCTCCCCGCGATGCCGTCACCCATCTCCAGAACCGTCGCCGTCATCGGCGCCGGCGCTGCCGGGGTCTCCGCCGCCGTTGAACTCCGGCGAGAAGGCCACCGCGTCGTCGTCTACGAGCGGGAAGAAAAGCTAGGCGGCACCTGGGTTTACACGCCCCAAACAGAGACCGACCCGTTAGGCCTCGACCCGACCCGAGACGTGGTCCACTCCAGCGTCTACGCTTCGCTCCGCACCAACCTGCCCCGCGAGGTCATGGGCTTTCGGGCCTACCCGTTTGTGGCCACCGGGAAGCCGGGCCGGGACCCGAGGAGGTTCCCGGGTCACGGCGAGGTGTTGGAGTATTTGAGGGATTTCTTGGCGGAGTTAGGGGTGGAGGAGATGGTTAGGTATGGGAGGGAGGTGTGGCATGTCGGGATGGCGGCGGATGATCGGCGCTGGGTGGTCAAGTCTAGGaggagcggcggcggcggtgatgACGATGATGAGGTGTATGATGCGGTGGTGATCTGTAATGGACACTATTCGGAGCCCCGGATTGCGGATTTACCCG GCATTGATGAGTGGCCGGGGAAACAGATACACAGTCACAACTATCGCATTCCCGATCCCTTTCGTGATCAA GTTGTGGTGCTAATAGGGAGTGCTGCAAGTGCTGATGATATCTCCCGGGATATTGCCAGATTCGCGAAAGAAGTCCATGTTGCATCTAGATCAGCAGAAGTAGACAAAATTGGAAAGTTTCCGGGGCATGATAACATTTGGCTGCATTCAATG ATCAAAAGCGTTCACAGAGATGGCACAGTGGCTTTCCATGACGGATATAAAACCATCGCTGATGTTATCCTTCACTGCACGGG gtataaattttattttccttttctcGAGACGAACAAGGCTGTGACTGTGGAGGATAATAGAGTTGGCCCACTTTATCAGCATATTTTTCCTCCTTCATTGGCACCTTGGCTTTCATTTGTTGGCTTGCCATGGAAG GTTGTGCCCTTTCCTCAATTTGAACTCCAGAGCAGGTGGATAGCTGGAGTTTTATCGGGGCGGCTTACACTGGAGTCGCCTGAGGAAATGACTGCGGATATTGAAGCGTTTTACTCGTCACTGGAAGCAGCCGGTATTCCCAAGCGATATACTCATCAAATGGGAGAATCTCAG TTTGAGTACGATGACTGGTTGGCTGCAAAGAGCGGGTCTCCTCCCATCGAAGAATGGAGAAAGCAAATGTATTTGGTGACCGGAAGGAGGAAGAGGAGTGTGCCGGAGACGTACCGTGATCAGTGGGAGGATGAAGATTTAATGGCTTCGGCTTATCAAGAATTCAAGCTATTGAAACTCTctgtatga
- the LOC121799859 gene encoding flavin-containing monooxygenase FMO GS-OX-like 3 isoform X3, translated as MPSAIFRTVAVIGAGPAGLIAALELGREGHRVVVYEREDNLGGTWLYSPQTETDPLGLDPTRVVVHSSVYASLRTNLPRELMGFRVYPFVPTEKPGRDPRRFPGHGEVLEYLRDFAEEFGLEEMIRYGREVWDVGMAADDRRWVVKSRRRDCGDGDGDNEVYDAVVVCSSHFSEPRVADVPGIDEWPGKQMHSHNYRVPDPFRDQVVVLIGSAASAEDISRDIARVAKEVHVASRSAPVDKIGKFSGHDNIWLHSVIKSVHRDGTVAFHDGDQTIADAILHCTGYKYFFPFLEKNNAVNVEDNRVGPLYQHVFPPTLAPWLSFVGLPWKVAPFPQFELQTKWIAGVLSGRITLESTEEMTADIEAFYSSLEAAGIPKRYTHRMEDSQILSLPCSSKI; from the exons ATGCCGTCAGCCATCTTCAGAACTGTCGCTGTCATCGGAGCTGGTCCCGCTGGACTCATCGCCGCCCTTGAACTCGGGCGAGAAGGCCATCGCGTCGTTGTCTACGAGCGGGAAGACAATCTAGGCGGCACCTGGCTTTACTCGCCCCAAACAGAGACTGACCCCTTAGGACTCGACCCGACCCGAGTCGTGGTCCACTCTAGCGTCTACGCTTCGCTCCGCACCAACCTTCCCCGCGAGCTGATGGGCTTCCGGGTCTACCCATTTGTGCCCACCGAGAAGCCCGGGCGCGACCCGAGGAGGTTCCCTGGCCACGGGGAAGTGTTGGAGTATTTGAGGGATTTCGCGGAGGAGTTTGGATTGGAGGAGATGATCAGGTATGGGAGGGAGGTCTGGGATGTTGGGATGGCGGCGGATGATCGGCGGTGGGTGGTCAAGTCAAGGAGGAGAGACTGCGGAGATGGGGATGGGGATAATGAGGTGTATGATGCGGTGGTGGTCTGTAGCAGCCACTTTTCTGAGCCCCGGGTTGCGGATGTACCCG GCATTGATGAGTGGCCAGGGAAACAAATGCACAGTCACAACTACCGTGTTCCTGATCCCTTTCGTGATCAA GTTGTGGTGCTGATTGGGAGTGCTGCAAGTGCTGAGGATATCTCAAGAGATATTGCCAGAGTTGCAAAAGAAGTCCATGTTGCATCAAGATCAGCACCAGTTGACAAAATTGGAAAATTTTCAGGGCATGATAACATTTGGCTACATTCAGTG ATCAAAAGTGTTCACAGAGATGGCACTGTGGCTTTTCATGATGGAGATCAAACTATTGCTGATGCCATCCTTCACTGCACGGG ttataaatattttttcccATTTCTTGAGAAGAACAATGCTGTGAATGTGGAGGACAATAGAGTTGGCCCGCTTTATCAGCATGTTTTTCCTCCGACATTGGCCCCTTGGCTTTCCTTTGTTGGCTTACCATGGAAG GTTGCGCCTTTTCCTCAATTTGAACTCCAGACCAAATGGATAGCTGGAGTTTTATCAGGACGGATCACACTGGAATCGACTGAGGAAATGACAGCAGATATTGAAGCATTTTACTCGTCTCTGGAAGCTGCTGGCATTCCTAAGCGATATACTCATCGAATGGAAGACTCTCAG ATCCTCTCTCTTCCATGTTCATCGAAGATATGA
- the LOC121799859 gene encoding flavin-containing monooxygenase FMO GS-OX-like 3 isoform X1 — translation MPSAIFRTVAVIGAGPAGLIAALELGREGHRVVVYEREDNLGGTWLYSPQTETDPLGLDPTRVVVHSSVYASLRTNLPRELMGFRVYPFVPTEKPGRDPRRFPGHGEVLEYLRDFAEEFGLEEMIRYGREVWDVGMAADDRRWVVKSRRRDCGDGDGDNEVYDAVVVCSSHFSEPRVADVPGIDEWPGKQMHSHNYRVPDPFRDQVVVLIGSAASAEDISRDIARVAKEVHVASRSAPVDKIGKFSGHDNIWLHSVIKSVHRDGTVAFHDGDQTIADAILHCTGYKYFFPFLEKNNAVNVEDNRVGPLYQHVFPPTLAPWLSFVGLPWKVAPFPQFELQTKWIAGVLSGRITLESTEEMTADIEAFYSSLEAAGIPKRYTHRMEDSQYEYDDWLAAKSGSPPIEEWRKEMYVVTGRRRMNMPDTYRDEWEDEDLLSLAYQEFNLLKLSV, via the exons ATGCCGTCAGCCATCTTCAGAACTGTCGCTGTCATCGGAGCTGGTCCCGCTGGACTCATCGCCGCCCTTGAACTCGGGCGAGAAGGCCATCGCGTCGTTGTCTACGAGCGGGAAGACAATCTAGGCGGCACCTGGCTTTACTCGCCCCAAACAGAGACTGACCCCTTAGGACTCGACCCGACCCGAGTCGTGGTCCACTCTAGCGTCTACGCTTCGCTCCGCACCAACCTTCCCCGCGAGCTGATGGGCTTCCGGGTCTACCCATTTGTGCCCACCGAGAAGCCCGGGCGCGACCCGAGGAGGTTCCCTGGCCACGGGGAAGTGTTGGAGTATTTGAGGGATTTCGCGGAGGAGTTTGGATTGGAGGAGATGATCAGGTATGGGAGGGAGGTCTGGGATGTTGGGATGGCGGCGGATGATCGGCGGTGGGTGGTCAAGTCAAGGAGGAGAGACTGCGGAGATGGGGATGGGGATAATGAGGTGTATGATGCGGTGGTGGTCTGTAGCAGCCACTTTTCTGAGCCCCGGGTTGCGGATGTACCCG GCATTGATGAGTGGCCAGGGAAACAAATGCACAGTCACAACTACCGTGTTCCTGATCCCTTTCGTGATCAA GTTGTGGTGCTGATTGGGAGTGCTGCAAGTGCTGAGGATATCTCAAGAGATATTGCCAGAGTTGCAAAAGAAGTCCATGTTGCATCAAGATCAGCACCAGTTGACAAAATTGGAAAATTTTCAGGGCATGATAACATTTGGCTACATTCAGTG ATCAAAAGTGTTCACAGAGATGGCACTGTGGCTTTTCATGATGGAGATCAAACTATTGCTGATGCCATCCTTCACTGCACGGG ttataaatattttttcccATTTCTTGAGAAGAACAATGCTGTGAATGTGGAGGACAATAGAGTTGGCCCGCTTTATCAGCATGTTTTTCCTCCGACATTGGCCCCTTGGCTTTCCTTTGTTGGCTTACCATGGAAG GTTGCGCCTTTTCCTCAATTTGAACTCCAGACCAAATGGATAGCTGGAGTTTTATCAGGACGGATCACACTGGAATCGACTGAGGAAATGACAGCAGATATTGAAGCATTTTACTCGTCTCTGGAAGCTGCTGGCATTCCTAAGCGATATACTCATCGAATGGAAGACTCTCAG TATGAGTACGATGATTGGTTGGCTGCAAAGAGCGGCTCTCCTCCCATTGAAGAATGGAGAAAGGAAATGTATGTGGTGACCGGAAGGAGGAGAATGAACATGCCAGACACGTACCGTGATGAGTGGGAAGATGAAGATTTACTATCATTGGCTTATCAAGAATTCAATCTATTGAAGCTCTCTGTGTGA
- the LOC121799859 gene encoding flavin-containing monooxygenase FMO GS-OX-like 3 isoform X2, with translation MPSAIFRTVAVIGAGPAGLIAALELGREGHRVVVYEREDNLGGTWLYSPQTETDPLGLDPTRVVVHSSVYASLRTNLPRELMGFRVYPFVPTEKPGRDPRRFPGHGEVLEYLRDFAEEFGLEEMIRYGREVWDVGMAADDRRWVVKSRRRDCGDGDGDNEVYDAVVVCSSHFSEPRVADVPVLQVVVLIGSAASAEDISRDIARVAKEVHVASRSAPVDKIGKFSGHDNIWLHSVIKSVHRDGTVAFHDGDQTIADAILHCTGYKYFFPFLEKNNAVNVEDNRVGPLYQHVFPPTLAPWLSFVGLPWKVAPFPQFELQTKWIAGVLSGRITLESTEEMTADIEAFYSSLEAAGIPKRYTHRMEDSQYEYDDWLAAKSGSPPIEEWRKEMYVVTGRRRMNMPDTYRDEWEDEDLLSLAYQEFNLLKLSV, from the exons ATGCCGTCAGCCATCTTCAGAACTGTCGCTGTCATCGGAGCTGGTCCCGCTGGACTCATCGCCGCCCTTGAACTCGGGCGAGAAGGCCATCGCGTCGTTGTCTACGAGCGGGAAGACAATCTAGGCGGCACCTGGCTTTACTCGCCCCAAACAGAGACTGACCCCTTAGGACTCGACCCGACCCGAGTCGTGGTCCACTCTAGCGTCTACGCTTCGCTCCGCACCAACCTTCCCCGCGAGCTGATGGGCTTCCGGGTCTACCCATTTGTGCCCACCGAGAAGCCCGGGCGCGACCCGAGGAGGTTCCCTGGCCACGGGGAAGTGTTGGAGTATTTGAGGGATTTCGCGGAGGAGTTTGGATTGGAGGAGATGATCAGGTATGGGAGGGAGGTCTGGGATGTTGGGATGGCGGCGGATGATCGGCGGTGGGTGGTCAAGTCAAGGAGGAGAGACTGCGGAGATGGGGATGGGGATAATGAGGTGTATGATGCGGTGGTGGTCTGTAGCAGCCACTTTTCTGAGCCCCGGGTTGCGGATGTACCCG TTTTGCAGGTTGTGGTGCTGATTGGGAGTGCTGCAAGTGCTGAGGATATCTCAAGAGATATTGCCAGAGTTGCAAAAGAAGTCCATGTTGCATCAAGATCAGCACCAGTTGACAAAATTGGAAAATTTTCAGGGCATGATAACATTTGGCTACATTCAGTG ATCAAAAGTGTTCACAGAGATGGCACTGTGGCTTTTCATGATGGAGATCAAACTATTGCTGATGCCATCCTTCACTGCACGGG ttataaatattttttcccATTTCTTGAGAAGAACAATGCTGTGAATGTGGAGGACAATAGAGTTGGCCCGCTTTATCAGCATGTTTTTCCTCCGACATTGGCCCCTTGGCTTTCCTTTGTTGGCTTACCATGGAAG GTTGCGCCTTTTCCTCAATTTGAACTCCAGACCAAATGGATAGCTGGAGTTTTATCAGGACGGATCACACTGGAATCGACTGAGGAAATGACAGCAGATATTGAAGCATTTTACTCGTCTCTGGAAGCTGCTGGCATTCCTAAGCGATATACTCATCGAATGGAAGACTCTCAG TATGAGTACGATGATTGGTTGGCTGCAAAGAGCGGCTCTCCTCCCATTGAAGAATGGAGAAAGGAAATGTATGTGGTGACCGGAAGGAGGAGAATGAACATGCCAGACACGTACCGTGATGAGTGGGAAGATGAAGATTTACTATCATTGGCTTATCAAGAATTCAATCTATTGAAGCTCTCTGTGTGA
- the LOC121799860 gene encoding probable xyloglucan galactosyltransferase GT19, giving the protein MPPPLLPTLFFFLLLTAAAQDSDPGPDCTGRWIHIRQLPPQFNLDLLSNCSEYPVSGDFCPFVGNHGLGQKTHNSSRSWYRTDPLMLELIFHRRMLEYPCLTPDPSLASAIYLPYYAGLDALRYLYGPDQNTSFLHGLDLFRFLTRTHRPEIWNRRQGHDHFLVMARPAWDFSQPLSNDPPIFGTSFLESPEFFNVTALTLESRAYPWQEQAIPYPTSFHPQNLGFLKSWIQRVRRTRRSSLMLFAGGGGISANPNIRRSIRLECDNVTSLSAEGSGFEKFCDFVDCSSGICEHDPIRFMRPMLRASFCLQPPGDTPTRRSTFDAMVAGCIPVFFEEQSAKKQYTWHMAEEEYGEWSVFIAKEDVVGKEGVRIMDVLMGIPRTEVRRMRERVVALIERVVYRKHGSSSGLRSKKDAFDIAVEGALQRINSRVHQILAHSLHSHV; this is encoded by the coding sequence atgccTCCACCACTCCTCCccactctcttcttcttcctcctcctcaccGCCGCAGCCCAGGACTCCGATCCCGGCCCCGACTGCACAGGCCGATGGATCCACATCCGGCAGCTCCCCCCTCAATTCAATCTGGACCTACTCTCCAACTGCTCCGAATATCCAGTCTCCGGCGACTTCTGCCCCTTCGTCGGCAACCACGGCCTCGGCCAGAAAACGCACAACTCCTCCCGCAGCTGGTACCGTACCGACCCTCTCATGCTCGAGCTCATCTTCCACCGCCGCATGCTCGAGTACCCCTGCCTCACCCCCGACCCCTCCCTCGCCTCCGCCATCTACCTCCCTTACTACGCCGGCCTCGACGCCCTCCGCTACCTCTACGGCCCCGACCAGAACACCAGCTTCCTCCACGGCCTCGATCTCTTCCGCTTCCTCACCCGCACCCACCGCCCCGAGATCTGGAACCGCCGACAAGGCCACGACCATTTCCTCGTCATGGCCCGCCCGGCCTGGGACTTCAGCCAGCCCCTCTCCAATGATCCCCCAATTTTCGGCACATCCTTCCTCGAATCGCCGGAATTCTTCAATGTAACTGCCTTAACTCTCGAATCCCGCGCATACCCCTGGCAGGAGCAGGCAATCCCTTACCCTACCTCATTCCATCCCCAAAATCTCGGATTCCTCAAATCCTGGATCCAGCGCGTGAGACGCACGCGCCGCTCGTCTCTAATGCTATTCGCAGGCGGCGGCGGGATCTCTGCGAATCCGAACATCCGCCGCAGCATCCGGCTGGAGTGCGACAATGTGACCTCCCTGAGCGCGGAGGGGAGCGGATTCGAGAAATTCTGCGATTTCGTGGACTGCTCGAGCGGGATCTGCGAGCACGATCCGATCCGGTTCATGAGGCCGATGCTTCGGGCGAGCTTCTGCCTGCAGCCGCCGGGGGACACGCCGACGAGGCGGTCGACGTTCGACGCGATGGTGGCGGGGTGCATACCGGTGTTCTTCGAGGAGCAGTCGGCGAAGAAGCAGTACACGTGGCACATGGCGGAGGAGGAGTACGGGGAGTGGTCGGTGTTCATAGCGAAGGAGGATGTGGTGGGGAAGGAGGGGGTGAGGATTATGGATGTGCTGATGGGGATTCCGAGGACGGAGGTGAGGCGGATGAGAGAGAGGGTGGTGGCGTTGATTGAGAGAGTGGTGTATAGGAAGCACGGGAGCTCGTCAGGGCTCAGGAGTAAGAAAGATGCATTCGACATTGCGGTTGAAGGAGCTTTGCAGAGGATCAACTCCAGAGTGCATCAGATTTTGGCTCACTCACTCCATTCTCATGTGTAA
- the LOC121800255 gene encoding protein INAPERTURATE POLLEN1, whose product MLKSGLFGRKKTAGTPFAEFYNKWFETLSTTLLPQLRCALSSLAAPPALLSIHVEAMHHHLQSYYNSLDEAAAADVALCLSPEWRNSLEKPFLWLADLHPYLFTNLLRSFLDDQDSSDSDQEEPAAWPVAAAWRSPSKVLTMRVDQIECGLRLMAPALAARGREAQAKLVREVGADWEGRDVVKAAVEAEMEELVGVVVDANRLRRSVLADVLSVTNVYQAALFLEAVATFLVGFRDKDLLQEFEGCEKPINVSSTE is encoded by the coding sequence ATGCTGAAATCCGGGCTCTTCGGGCGCAAGAAAACGGCGGGGACGCCGTTCGCGGAGTTCTACAACAAGTGGTTCGAAACCCTGTCGACGACCCTCCTCCCCCAGCTCCGGTGCGCCCTGTCGTCCTTAGCCGCCCCTCCCGCCCTCCTGTCGATCCACGTGGAGGCGATGCACCACCACCTCCAGTCCTACTACAACTCCCTCGACGAGGCCGCGGCCGCCGACGTGGCACTCTGCCTCTCCCCCGAGTGGCGCAACTCCCTCGAGAAGCCCTTCCTCTGGCTCGCCGACCTCCACCCCTACCTCTTCACCAACCTCCTCCGATCATTCCTCGATGATCAAGACTCATCCGACTCCGACCAGGAAGAGCCCGCCGCCTGGCCCGTGGCGGCCGCGTGGCGGAGCCCCTCCAAGGTGCTGACGATGCGGGTGGACCAGATCGAGTGCGGCCTGCGGCTCATGGCGCCGGCGCTGGCGGCGCGGGGGCGGGAGGCGCAGGCGAAGCTGGTGAGGGAGGTGGGGGCGGACTGGGAGGGGAGGGACGTGGTCAAGGCGGCGGTGGAGGCCGAGATGGAGGAGCTTGTTGGGGTCGTGGTGGACGCCAACCGGCTGCGGCGGAGCGTGCTGGCGGATGTGCTCAGCGTCACCAATGTGTATCAGGCGGCGCTGTTTCTGGAAGCGGTGGCGACGTTCTTGGTGGGGTTTAGGGATAAGGATTTGCTTCAGGAGTTTGAGGGCTGCGAGAAGCCTATCAATGTCAGTTCTACCGAGTAA